The following are encoded in a window of Rhizobium sp. 11515TR genomic DNA:
- a CDS encoding glycosyl transferase yields the protein MADRPWHRSLIKSGVRLFLGGSRAHVQDWFPGLSIVRSQNVSEVLYRGIKVASLAGMDRLRERCGEAVYIVGSGPSIRDCDLSGLEFRSAILLNGAIGLSGDRIAEPLAIAVEDERFVWRHLNMLREKVAPGSLCLFSVAVLRALCEIDKSWLADKTIILIDDIRKPYGARRRSVDDLRKLQYVRLNTEGSAGFSLSPDRGVFLGGSVAVSALQFALYCAQQQVGFLGIDISNAGEPRFYETPGDMAFSGIARAESRIIEHLVLARQIAAERGVSFVNYSRISALLKYDFGYDDRFALKPRA from the coding sequence ATGGCGGATCGCCCCTGGCATCGGTCGCTGATCAAGTCTGGCGTGCGCCTTTTCCTGGGCGGCTCGCGGGCTCATGTGCAGGACTGGTTTCCGGGGCTCAGCATCGTCCGCAGCCAGAATGTCAGCGAGGTACTTTACCGCGGCATCAAGGTCGCGAGCCTTGCCGGTATGGACCGTCTGCGCGAACGCTGCGGCGAAGCGGTCTACATCGTCGGTTCGGGTCCATCGATTCGCGATTGCGATCTGAGCGGCCTCGAATTCCGCAGTGCCATTCTTCTGAACGGTGCCATCGGCCTGTCAGGCGACCGGATCGCCGAGCCATTGGCAATTGCTGTCGAAGATGAGCGTTTCGTCTGGCGGCATCTCAACATGCTGCGCGAGAAAGTGGCTCCCGGCTCGCTTTGTCTGTTTTCCGTGGCGGTGCTGCGTGCGCTGTGCGAGATCGACAAAAGCTGGCTGGCGGACAAGACCATCATCCTGATCGACGATATCCGCAAGCCCTATGGTGCGCGCCGCCGCTCGGTCGACGACCTCAGGAAACTGCAATATGTGCGATTGAATACCGAGGGGTCGGCAGGTTTTTCGCTTTCGCCGGACCGCGGGGTGTTTCTGGGCGGATCCGTTGCGGTATCGGCCCTGCAATTTGCCCTTTACTGCGCACAGCAGCAGGTCGGCTTCCTGGGAATCGACATATCCAATGCTGGCGAGCCGCGCTTTTATGAGACTCCCGGCGACATGGCGTTCTCCGGCATTGCGCGGGCAGAGAGTCGTATCATCGAGCATCTGGTGCTTGCGCGGCAGATCGCAGCCGAGCGCGGTGTCTCTTTCGTCAACTATTCCCGCATTTCGGCGTTGCTCAAATATGATTTTGGTTACGACGACAGGTTTGCATTGAAGCCGCGGGCGTGA